In a genomic window of Mycolicibacter heraklionensis:
- the lpqB gene encoding MtrAB system accessory lipoprotein LpqB yields MLAVAVLVGALSGCAGVPSTSAPQAIGTVEAPPPSVLPKPTPGMDPDVLLREFLKATADPANRHRAARQFLTQEASDSWDDAGSALLIDNVVFVETRSAGRVAVTMRADMLGSLSDMGVFETAEGALPAPEPIELLKTSDGWRIDRLPNGVFLDWQQFQATYKRNTLYFVDPTGKTVVPDPRYVAVSDPDQLATELVSKLIAGPRPEMAGVRNLLAPPLRLRGPVTRADGGKSGVGRGYGGAKIDLDSVSATDPNTRKLLAAQLIWTLSRADIKGPYVIDADGAALDDRFPDGWTTSDVATTDPGASDGAGAGIHALVGGSLLVLDGQQANRVPGAFGREPDQESCALSRNGRQVASVVVHPGDPESTLWIGDLGGEAVQAAEGHTLSRPSWSLDEAVWVVVDGNNVLRAIQEVATGRPARIPVDSGAVSARFPGPISELQLSRDGTRAAMVIGGQVILAGVEQMPGGQFVLHYPRRLGFGLGSSVVSLSWRTGDDIVVSRSDPKHPVSYVNIDGVNSDAPNGNLQLPVSTIVADPSTVYVADPRGVLALSSAAAEDEQSWSPLGPFMVSGALPVLPG; encoded by the coding sequence ATGCTGGCCGTGGCGGTACTGGTCGGCGCGCTGTCGGGGTGCGCCGGGGTGCCCAGCACGTCGGCGCCGCAGGCGATCGGCACGGTGGAGGCGCCGCCGCCGTCGGTGCTGCCCAAGCCCACCCCGGGGATGGACCCCGATGTGCTGCTGCGGGAATTCCTCAAGGCGACCGCCGATCCGGCCAACCGGCACCGGGCGGCCCGGCAGTTCCTCACCCAGGAGGCCTCCGACTCCTGGGACGACGCCGGCAGCGCGCTGCTGATCGACAACGTGGTGTTCGTCGAGACGCGCAGCGCCGGCCGGGTTGCGGTCACGATGCGCGCCGACATGCTGGGGTCGCTGTCGGACATGGGGGTGTTCGAGACCGCCGAGGGCGCGCTACCGGCCCCGGAGCCGATCGAACTGCTCAAGACGTCCGACGGCTGGCGTATCGACCGGCTGCCCAACGGGGTGTTCCTGGACTGGCAGCAGTTCCAGGCCACCTACAAGCGCAACACGCTCTACTTCGTCGACCCGACCGGCAAGACGGTGGTTCCCGATCCTCGCTACGTGGCGGTGTCCGATCCCGACCAGTTGGCGACCGAACTGGTGTCCAAGCTGATCGCCGGGCCCCGCCCGGAGATGGCCGGCGTGCGCAACCTGTTGGCGCCGCCGCTGCGACTGCGCGGACCGGTGACCCGCGCAGACGGTGGCAAGAGCGGCGTGGGCCGGGGCTACGGCGGCGCGAAGATCGATCTGGACAGTGTGTCGGCCACCGACCCGAACACCAGGAAATTGCTTGCCGCGCAACTTATCTGGACGCTGTCCCGAGCAGACATCAAGGGACCCTATGTGATTGATGCCGACGGAGCGGCACTCGATGACAGGTTCCCCGACGGCTGGACCACCTCCGATGTGGCCACCACCGATCCGGGTGCCTCCGATGGGGCCGGGGCCGGGATACACGCGCTGGTGGGCGGATCGCTGCTGGTGCTGGACGGGCAGCAGGCCAACCGGGTGCCGGGTGCGTTCGGCAGGGAGCCCGACCAGGAGTCGTGCGCGCTGTCGCGCAATGGGCGTCAGGTCGCGTCGGTGGTGGTGCACCCCGGTGACCCGGAATCCACCCTGTGGATCGGCGACCTCGGCGGCGAGGCCGTGCAGGCGGCCGAGGGGCACACCCTGTCGCGGCCCAGCTGGTCGCTGGATGAGGCCGTGTGGGTGGTGGTCGACGGCAACAACGTGCTGCGGGCCATCCAGGAAGTCGCGACGGGCCGCCCGGCCCGGATCCCGGTGGACTCCGGGGCGGTCTCCGCGCGGTTCCCCGGACCGATCAGCGAGCTGCAACTGTCCCGCGACGGCACCCGGGCGGCCATGGTGATCGGCGGCCAGGTGATCCTGGCCGGCGTGGAGCAGATGCCGGGTGGCCAGTTCGTGCTGCACTATCCCCGCCGGCTGGGCTTCGGGCTCGGCTCCTCGGTGGTGTCGCTGAGCTGGCGCACCGGCGACGACATCGTGGTGAGCCGGTCCGACCCGAAACATCCGGTGTCCTACGTCAACATCGACGGGGTCAACTCCGATGCGCCCAACGGCAACCTGCAGCTGCCGGTGTCGACGATCGTCGCCGACCCGTCCACGGTGTATGTGGCCGACCCGCGCGGCGTGCTCGCGCTGTCGTCCGCGGCGGCCGAGGACGAGCAGAGCTGGTCGCCGCTGGGGCCGTTCATGGTCAGCGGCGCGCTGCCGGTGCTGCCGGGCTGA
- the mtrB gene encoding MtrAB system histidine kinase MtrB translates to MIFSSRRRPRRSGPLLLGVNTLRRAVQVAWRRSLQLRVVVLTLGMSAAVILGLGFVLTSQITDRVLDVKVRAATEQIVRARVTAGGIVGGEEARSLTSSLQLARNTLMSKTDPAAGSGTAGAFDAVLVVPGEGPRAAASAGPVDQVPAGLREFVKAGQVSYQYATVHVEGFAGPALVIGTPTTSRITNLELYLIYPLGTERNTISMVRGTIATGGLVLLVLLAGIALLVSRQVVLPVRSASRIAERFAEGHLSERMPVRGEDDMARLAVSFNDMAESLSREITQLEEFGNLQRRFTSDVSHELRTPLTTVRMAADLIHDHSDDLEPSLRRSTELLVSELDRFESLLNDLLEISRHDAGVAELSVESVDLRSTVNSALENVGHLAADAGVQLKVDMPGDPVIAEVDPRRVERILRNLIANALDHAEHKPVVIRMAADEDTVAVTVRDHGVGLRPGEEKLVFSRFWRADPSRVRRSGGTGLGLAISVEDARLHQGRLEAWGEPGKGACFRLTLPLVRGHKVTTSPLPMKPVSAAERRERRQRAREHAERIG, encoded by the coding sequence GTGATCTTCAGCTCCAGACGGCGCCCCCGGCGGTCGGGTCCACTGCTGCTCGGTGTGAACACACTGCGCCGCGCGGTGCAGGTCGCCTGGCGCCGTTCCCTGCAACTGCGGGTCGTGGTGCTGACGCTCGGCATGTCGGCTGCGGTGATCCTCGGGCTCGGTTTCGTCTTGACCAGCCAGATCACCGACCGCGTGCTGGACGTCAAGGTCCGGGCGGCCACCGAACAGATCGTGCGGGCGCGGGTCACCGCCGGTGGCATCGTCGGTGGTGAGGAGGCTCGTTCGCTGACGTCGAGCCTGCAACTGGCTCGCAACACGCTGATGTCCAAGACCGACCCGGCTGCCGGCAGTGGAACGGCGGGCGCGTTCGACGCGGTGCTGGTGGTGCCCGGCGAGGGGCCGCGCGCGGCGGCCAGCGCCGGACCGGTGGATCAGGTTCCGGCCGGGCTGCGGGAATTCGTCAAGGCCGGTCAGGTCAGCTACCAGTACGCGACCGTGCACGTCGAGGGTTTCGCCGGGCCGGCGCTGGTGATCGGTACACCGACGACGTCGCGGATCACCAACCTGGAGCTGTACCTGATCTATCCGCTGGGCACCGAACGCAACACGATCAGCATGGTGCGGGGCACGATCGCCACCGGCGGCCTGGTGCTGCTGGTGCTGCTGGCCGGCATCGCCCTGCTGGTATCGCGGCAGGTGGTGCTGCCGGTGCGGTCGGCTTCGCGGATCGCCGAGCGGTTCGCCGAGGGGCACCTGTCCGAACGGATGCCGGTGCGCGGTGAAGACGACATGGCCCGGCTGGCGGTGTCGTTCAACGACATGGCCGAGAGTCTGTCGCGCGAGATCACCCAGCTCGAGGAGTTCGGCAACCTGCAGCGCCGGTTCACCTCCGACGTCAGCCACGAACTGCGAACCCCGTTGACCACCGTGCGGATGGCCGCCGACTTGATCCACGACCACAGCGACGACCTCGAGCCCTCGCTGCGGCGCTCCACCGAACTGCTGGTCAGTGAGCTGGACCGGTTCGAGTCCCTGCTCAACGACTTGTTGGAGATCTCTCGCCACGACGCCGGTGTGGCCGAATTGTCCGTGGAGTCGGTGGACCTGCGCTCGACGGTCAACAGCGCCCTGGAGAACGTGGGGCACCTGGCGGCCGACGCCGGCGTCCAACTCAAGGTGGACATGCCCGGTGATCCGGTGATCGCCGAGGTCGATCCGCGCCGGGTGGAACGCATTCTGCGTAACCTGATCGCCAATGCCCTCGACCACGCCGAGCACAAGCCGGTGGTGATTCGGATGGCAGCCGACGAAGACACGGTGGCTGTCACGGTGCGTGACCACGGAGTGGGGTTGCGACCGGGTGAGGAGAAGCTGGTGTTCAGCCGGTTCTGGCGCGCTGACCCGTCCCGGGTGCGGCGCTCCGGCGGTACCGGGCTGGGCCTGGCGATCAGTGTGGAGGACGCCCGCCTGCACCAGGGCCGGCTGGAGGCCTGGGGCGAGCCGGGTAAGGGCGCATGCTTCCGCCTGACCCTGCCGCTGGTGCGCGGACACAAGGTCACCACCAGCCCGCTGCCGATGAAGCCGGTGAGCGCCGCCGAGCGTCGGGAGCGCCGTCAGCGGGCCCGCGAGCACGCCGAGAGGATCGGATGA
- the mtrA gene encoding two-component system response regulator MtrA — protein MYAMRQRILVVDDDASLAEMLTIVLRGEGFDTAVVGDGTQALTAVHELRPDLVLLDLMLPGMNGIDVCRVLRKDSGVPIVMLTAKTDTVDVVLGLESGADDYIMKPFKPKELVARVRARLRRNDDEPAEMLSIADIDIDVPAHKVSRAGEQISLTPLEFDLLVALARKPRQVFTREVLLEQVWGYRHPADTRLVNVHVQRLRAKVEQDPENPTVVLTVRGVGYKAGPP, from the coding sequence ATGTACGCCATGAGGCAAAGGATCCTTGTCGTCGATGACGACGCTTCGCTGGCCGAGATGCTCACCATCGTGTTACGTGGGGAGGGTTTCGACACCGCGGTCGTCGGTGACGGCACCCAGGCGCTCACCGCCGTGCACGAGCTGCGGCCCGACCTGGTGCTGCTGGACCTGATGCTGCCCGGCATGAACGGCATCGACGTGTGCCGGGTGCTGCGCAAGGACTCCGGTGTGCCGATCGTGATGCTCACCGCCAAGACCGACACCGTCGATGTGGTGCTCGGCCTGGAGTCGGGCGCCGATGACTACATCATGAAGCCGTTCAAGCCCAAGGAGCTGGTGGCCCGGGTACGGGCCCGGCTGCGCCGTAACGACGACGAGCCGGCCGAGATGCTCTCGATCGCCGACATCGACATCGACGTGCCGGCGCACAAGGTGAGCCGGGCCGGTGAGCAGATCTCGCTGACGCCGCTGGAGTTCGACCTGCTGGTGGCGCTGGCACGTAAACCGCGGCAGGTGTTTACTCGTGAGGTGCTCCTCGAACAGGTCTGGGGATACCGTCATCCGGCCGACACCAGGCTGGTGAACGTGCACGTCCAGCGCCTACGGGCCAAAGTGGAGCAAGACCCGGAGAACCCGACTGTGGTGCTGACTGTTCGAGGAGTGGGTTACAAGGCCGGACCTCCGTGA
- a CDS encoding dTMP kinase: MLIAIEGVDGAGKNTLAQGLRTAFEGAGHSVAALAFPRYGVSVTADVAAEALRGAHGDLADSVYGMAMLFALDRAGAKDQIGVLLGGHDVVILDRYVASSAAYSAARLHQDAAGEMVDWVRQLEFGRLGLPAPDWQVLLDVPSELAAQRARHREDHDSARARDSYERDDALQRRTGEVYRGLARAGFGGRWQVVGPTVDAAALAADLTAQMRG, encoded by the coding sequence GTGCTGATCGCGATCGAAGGCGTTGACGGCGCCGGCAAGAACACCCTGGCCCAGGGATTGCGCACGGCCTTCGAAGGTGCCGGTCACTCGGTGGCGGCCCTGGCGTTCCCGCGCTACGGCGTCTCGGTGACCGCGGATGTGGCCGCCGAGGCGCTGCGCGGCGCTCACGGTGACCTGGCGGATTCGGTGTACGGGATGGCGATGTTGTTCGCCCTGGATCGTGCCGGCGCCAAGGACCAGATCGGCGTTCTGCTCGGCGGCCACGACGTGGTGATCCTCGACCGGTACGTCGCCTCCAGCGCCGCCTACAGCGCGGCTCGGCTGCACCAGGACGCCGCCGGGGAGATGGTGGACTGGGTGCGGCAGCTGGAGTTCGGCCGGCTGGGGCTGCCCGCTCCGGACTGGCAGGTGCTGCTCGACGTGCCTTCCGAACTCGCCGCGCAGCGCGCCCGGCACCGCGAGGACCACGACTCCGCGCGCGCCCGGGACAGCTACGAACGCGACGACGCTCTGCAGCGCCGCACCGGCGAGGTATACCGCGGGCTGGCCCGGGCCGGATTCGGCGGACGCTGGCAGGTAGTCGGCCCGACGGTCGACGCCGCGGCACTGGCGGCCGACCTGACTGCCCAAATGCGCGGGTAA